GAAAGAGATGGCTGAATTGGAGGGACTGATACAAGCCAGTAAGAAATTAGaccaaaaagtaattataaagaaaaacagGATACACCAAATTGGTACAATCGCGAAGAAAAAAGAGTTATACAAGCCTATTATCTTGGTATTTGCGATGTTTTTTATGATGAACTTCGCAGGTGGCACGCTTATGGGAGCGTATGCGGTTACCGTTTTGAATTTGTTGATGGGCCCTGATGTTAATGCTCATATCTGGATGGTGGCCCTGGATGTCGTAAGATTGTTCTTCAGTGTAATTTCTATTTACGTGACAAACAAAACTAAAAGAAGAACACTGACGTTTACTACAGCGGCGATGTCCGTCGGAAGCACGTTAGGTCTCGCCGCTTACGTGTTTATCAAAATCAAAGGCTTACTTCCTTGGGACTCACTGTGGGTACCCGGTGCACTCATTAGTCTACAGGCTCTCGCTTTAGGTCTGGGCACGGCTCCATTGCCTACCGTTATAGCCGGCGAGGTCTTTCCTTTACAGTACAGAGGTCTCGGAGCAAGCGTGAGCATAATATCAGTGTCTGCCTCGATATTTCTGGTACTTAAGACTTTTCCAGCTCTAGTATCGGTTATGGGTTTACATGGAGTGTACTTTTTACACTCCGGAACTATGTTAATGTGTCTGGTGGTGACGTGGTTCCTTCTACCGGAGACAAGCGATAGGACGCTCCAGCAAATCGAGGAGCATTTTAGAGGAGAACCAATCGGTTACCCAGAAGCTGACGAGGAAACTAAATCATTCGAAGGCTTGGAGGAGGTTAAGTAGCTGTAGGCGTAATTTATAGGTACAACTGTCATTTGAAAGTAGAGTACATAAAGGtataaatttagtaggtacctaatattccttaatatttttaaattgtttagcCAGAGAATGTAAAGTCTAAAAGAATTATCTACACTTTGAGAACAACTAAATGATAACGCAATACATCCATACATCCTAAATAGCCCAAGGTTATAACC
This region of Cydia amplana chromosome 4, ilCydAmpl1.1, whole genome shotgun sequence genomic DNA includes:
- the LOC134647651 gene encoding facilitated trehalose transporter Tret1-like, whose product is MPLRSIFIGEYTSPRHRGGFLSLINLTKSFGILFVHFVGSATSYKTTAVVSMAFPLASMFMMVYTPESPSWLAKQGKHAECKKAFIWLRGMKEMAELEGLIQASKKLDQKVIIKKNRIHQIGTIAKKKELYKPIILVFAMFFMMNFAGGTLMGAYAVTVLNLLMGPDVNAHIWMVALDVVRLFFSVISIYVTNKTKRRTLTFTTAAMSVGSTLGLAAYVFIKIKGLLPWDSLWVPGALISLQALALGLGTAPLPTVIAGEVFPLQYRGLGASVSIISVSASIFLVLKTFPALVSVMGLHGVYFLHSGTMLMCLVVTWFLLPETSDRTLQQIEEHFRGEPIGYPEADEETKSFEGLEEVK